TTGCTGCTCAAGCTGTTGGAATTGCCGAAGGTGCTTTTGAAACCGCATTCAAATATGCTAACGAAAGAAAAGCATTTGGAACGGAAATTTTTAATCACCAAGCTATTCAATTTAAATTATCCGAAATGGCAACAGATTTAGAAGCCGCAAAACTGCTAACTCTGCAAGCGGCGGCACTTCGTGATGAGAAGAAACCATATATCAAACAAGCGTCAATGGCAAAATTATTTGCCTCAAAAGTTGCAGTACAAAATTCGCTTGAGGCTATTCAAATTCATGGCGGATATGGTTATGTAAGAGAATATCACGTTGAAAGATTTTTGAGAGATGCAAAAATTACAGAAATTTATGAGGGAACTTCAGAAATTCAAAAAATTGTGATCGCACGTGAATTGCAAAAGAAATATTATTATAAAAAATTCTAAATTTACAGTTATTGAAAAATTTATAAGGATAAAAATTGTGCCGTTAAATGAAAATGAAATTAGAAATCTGACTTTACAAATTATAAGTGAATTAGGCAGTAAAGCCTCGCCGGATTTGGTGAAAAAATTAGTACAAGAAAAAATTGAATCTCAAGAATTAAGTTCTCATTTTTCTCAAGCTGATAAATCAACTGGAAAAGTAATTCTTACTTCGTTTGGAATGAATCATCCCGGAATTATTGCTGCAGTTACAAAAGTTTTGAGCGATGCCAATTGCGATGTTTCTGATCTAAGTCAAAAATTAATGAGCGATTTTTACACAATGATAATTATTCTGGATATTTCTAATTCTCCAAAAAATTTATCTGAATTACAAGCTGAATTAAATAAAGTTGCTGATGAATTAAAAATTAAGATTTATCTTCAACACGAAGATCTTTTCAAATATATGCACAGAGTTTAAATTAGGAGATATCAATAAATGCAATACCAATTTGAGGAAATTCTTGAAACAATTAAAATGACGGAAATTGAGCATTTTGATATTCGCACGGTTACTCTTGGCATTAGTCTAAGAGATTGCGCTGATAGAAATCTGGAAATTACTAAAAGAAAAATCTATGATAAAATTTTAAAGTATGGTAAAAATCATGTTAGTTATGCAAATGAAATTGAAAAACAATACGGAGTTAAAGTTGTTAATAAACGTGTTTCAATTACTCCGGCATCAATTCCGTTTGATATGTTTAATGCAAATGAATTTGTTGAAATTGCTCAAGTTTTAGATAAAGCTGCAGCGGAAATTGGAATTGATTATTTAGCGGGATTTTCCGCACTTGTTCAAAAAGGAATGACAAATGGTGAAAGAGAGTTAATAAAATCAATACCGATTGCGCTTTCTGAAACACAAAGAGTTTGTGCAAGTGTTAATGTTGCTTCCACAAAAGCCGGCATTAACATGGATGCAGTTTTAATGATGGCAAATGTAATTAAGCAAACTGCGGAAAATACTAAAGATAGAGATTCTATCGGTTGCGCAAAATTAGTTGTATTTTGCAATGTTCCGGAAGATAATCCGTTTGTTGCCGGAGCTTTCCACGGAGTTAGTGAACCTGAGGTAGTTTTAAATGTTGGAATTAGCGGACCCGGAGTTGTGCTTGATGCAATTAAAAGTGCCGGAAATATTGATCTACAAAAACTTGCTGAAGTAATTAAAAAAACTGTTTTTAAAATTACAAGAGCCGGTGAATTAATAGGAAGAGAAGTTGCAAATAAACATGGAATTCCATTTGGAATTGTTGATATTTCACTTGCCCCAACACCAGCGCCGGGAGATAGTATTGGCGATATTCTTAAAGCAATGGGAGTTGAAGATGTCGGCGCACCCGGAACAACTGCAGCTTTAGCAATGTTGAATGATTCAGTAAAAAAAGCCGGACTTATGGCGAGCTCATCGGTTGGAGGATTAAGTGGAGCATTTATTCCGGTAAGCGAAGATCAAGCAATGATTGATGCAGTTGAAAGAGGAAATTTATCAATAGAAAAATTGGAAGCGATGACGGCAGTTTGCTCTGTTGGATTGGATATGGTTGCAATTCCCGGTGATACACCAGCAACAACAATTGCGGGAATTATTGCAGACGAATGCGCAATTGGAATTATAAATGATAAAACAACTTCGGCAAGATTAATTCCAGCGTATGGAAAAAAAGTTGGTGATTTTATTGATTATGGAGGCTTACTTGGCAAAGCTCCAATTATGAATGTTCGAAATTTATCAAGCCAAAATTTTGTTGGAAGAGGAGGGAGAATTCCCGCGCCAGTAAGAAGTTTAACAAATTAAAGAAATAAATAGGAGAAATAAATGAGTAAAGGAATAGGAATATTAATTGTAGTTGCAGTAATTGTTATTGGTGCAATTATGTGGGGAATGGGAATTTATAATAACTTAGTTGGTTTGGATGAAGGTGTTTCACAAAGTTGGAGTCAAGTTGAAAATCAATATCAACGAAGAGCTGATTTAATTCCCAATTTGGTTAATACTGTAAAAGGCGTAGCAAACTTTGAAAAAGAAACTTATACAGCTGTTACCGAAGCCAGAGCAAAAGTTAATCAAATAAATATGACTCCGGAAATGTTAAGCGATCCGAATGCATTTGCGCAATTTCAAAGTGCGCAAGACGGCTTAAGCAGCGCATTATCAAGATTACTTGTTACTGTTGAAAATTATCCTCAACTAAAAGCGAATGAGAATTTTTCCCAACTCCAAGCCCAACTTGAAGGAACCGAAAATAGAATTTCTGTTGAACGAAAAAAATTTAATGAAGTTGTACAAAATTATAATACAACAGTTAGAAGATTTCCAGCAAGTTTGATCGCCGGTTTTACCGGATTTACTCAAAAACAATATTTTAAAGCTGTTGCCGGTTCTGAGCAAGCACCAAAAGTTGAGTTTTAGTTGAGTACAAAAAAACTAAAATATTTTCTGTTTTTTATTTTCGCAATAAAAATACTTGCACAGCCGGAAATACCAACATTTTCAAACTATGCTGTTGATTACACAAAAACTTTATCTAATGATCAAATAAATTATCTAGATAATGGATTGAAAACTTTTGATGATTCTACATCAAACCAAATTGTGTTTTTTATGAACAAATCTTTGGATGGCTATCCGATTGAAATGTTTACGAATGAAGTTGCTGAAAAAAATGGAATTGGAACTAAAGAAAATAATAATGGAATATTATTTTACGTTGCAAAAGATGATAGGAAAATGCGAATTGAAGTTGGGTATGGTTTAGAAGGAGCATTACCGGATGCGTTGGCGAGTTCGATAATTAGAAATGAAGTTGCTCCATATTATAAAAATGAATTGTATTATGAAGGAACTGTTGCTGGATTAAATGCAATAATGTCTGCAACGAAAGGTGAGTATCAAGGAAATCCCACTAACCAAGAATCTCAGAAATTTCCTTTTGGACTTATAATAATTATAATTTTTCTTATAATTTTTTTTCTTTCAAGAAAAGGAGGAAAAGGCGGTCCAGGTGGATTTATATATTATGGCGGTGGTTTAGGCGGAAGTTCAAGAAGCGGCGGATTTGGCGGTTTTAGCAGCGGAGGAGGAAGTTTTGGTGGATTTAGCGGAGGTGGTGGTTCTTTTGGCGGCGGAGGTGCGAGCGGAAGTTGGTAAAAAAGATAAATAATACTAATTTATCTTGAATTTAGATATATGATTTCTTATTATTGGATACGTTATGATTGATATTTCTGAAGGTGTTCTTTTATTTAATGATTGTGATTTCTTTTCTGCACATGATTTTTTCGAAGAAATATGGTTTAATTCCAACCAAAACGAAAGAGAATTTTTTCAAGGATTGGTTCAAATTTCGGTTGGGGCTTATCATCTTATTTGTGGAAATCTAAAAGGTGCACAAAGTCAATTAACTAAAGGTAAAAATAAATTAAAAAAATTTTCATCATCATTTTATAAAATAAATAACCTTAAATTAATTGAAGAAATTTCGATTCTTTTAACAAACTTGGATCAAGAAAATATAATAAACAAGATTCCAAAAATTGAATTAACTACTTAACAAAACATTATTAGGAGATTAGTTATGGCAATAATGATAACTGACGAATGCATAAATTGTGGCGCATGCGAACCGGAGTGTCCGAATACTGCAATTTATGAAGGTGGAAATGAATGGACATTAGCTGGAAATACTTATGGTGAAGGTGATACAGCTCCATCCGGTGCAGAAGGATTCTTCTCATCAGATTATTTTTATATAGTACCAGATAAATGTACGGAGTGCAAAGGATTCCATGATGAACCGCAATGTGCTGCTGTTTGTCCTGTTGATTGCTGTGTTCCAGATCCAAATCGTGTTGAATCCGAAGAAGAATTATTGGCAAGAAAAGCACATTTAGATGAAGTAGAAGGAAGATAATTTTTTAATAAAATTAGTAAGAAACCGTATAAGAATTTTCTTGTACGGTTTTTTTATTTTTAAATTAAATTTATTTTGTAAGCTATGGAAATTGGAAAATACAAATTATCAATTTTAGAAACCGGGACTTTTGCTTTAGATGGTGGAGCAATGTTTGGAATAATTCCTAAACCTCTTTGGGAAAAGTCAATTATTCCCGATGAAAAAAATAGAATTAAATTAGGCTTGAGATGTTTACTTCTTGAATCCGAATCAAAAATAATTTTAGTTGATACGGGAATGGGAAATCTTTGGGATGAAAAGTCTATTTCAATATATAATTTAAACAATAATGAAAATGATTTACTAAAATCTCTTAATTCAAAAAACATTCTTGCCGATCAGATAACTGATGTAATTTTAACACATCTCCATTTTGATCATACCGGTGGCTCAACAAAAATTGAAAATGATAAATTAATTCCAACATTCCCGAATGCAAAATATCATGTTCAGAAAAAGCATTTTGATTGGGCGCAAAATCCAACTGAAAGAGATAAAGGAAGTTTCATCCCTAAATTTTACCTGCCTTTGTATGAAAATGGAGTTTTGAATTTTACAAACGGAGATGATTTTTTTGATGATGAAATTCAATTTTTAACAATTAACGGACATACAATCGCTCAGCAAATGGTGAAGATTTCGGATTCTACAAACACATTTTTATTTTGCGGCGATTTACTTCCAACAATGTATCATATTCCAATTCCTTACATAATGGGTTATGATATTCAACCTTTAGAAACAGTAAAAGAAAAAAAGAAATTTTTGCAATTAGCTGTTGAAGAAAACTGGAAACTAATTTTTGAACATGATTCTCAAAATGTATGTGCAACAATAATGAAAACTGAAAAAGGTTTTATATTCAAAGAAAGTTTTAAAGATTTAATATGAATGAATTATCTGATGAATTTACATTTGCTTGCTTTGTTTCTGAACTTAAAGAAAAAGTTGGGAAAAGATTATATATAAATAATGTTGATGTTGCAATATTCAAAGTAAATGAAAAAATTTATGCTGTAAGTAATATTTGTCCGCATCAACATACTGCACAAATTTATGAAGGATTTGTGGAAAATGAATGCGTGTATTGTCCATTACACGGATGGATGTTTAATCTTGAAACGGGAAATTTATTTGGTGGTAGCAAAGGTTTAGATGTTTATGAAACAAAAATAATTGATGATAAAATTTTTGTAAAAGCAGTTGATAAAAAGTGGAATTGGTAGATTTAGATATTTGATATTAAATAAATTCAGCATGACACAAGGAAATGTTTAAACAAAAAATCATAGCAAAAGCTAAACAACTCGGATTTGATCTTATCGGATTTTCAAAATATCACACGCTGGAACAAGAAATTAAAAATTTAGAAAAATGGCTTTCTAAAAATTATCAAGCTGGTATGAATTACATGGAAAAAAATCTTGATAAAAAGAAAGATGTAAAATTAATTTTGGAAAACTGCAAAAGTGTAATTTCTTTGGGAATGAATTATTTTGTAAAAGATAATTTTAGTGAAATAAATAATTCCGGAAAAGTTTCTCGCTATGCTTGGGGAAAAGATTATCATTTAATTATTTTGGAAAAGTTGGATGAACTAATTGAGTTTGCTAAAATTGAAAATCCAAATTTTGAAGCAAAAAGTTATGTTGATACTGGTCCGGTAATGGATAAAGCATGGGCAGTAAAATCCGGAATTGGTTGGCAAGGGAAAAACAGTAATATTATTAATACAGAAATTGGAAGCTGGTTTTTTATTGCTACAATTTTAACAAATTATAATTTTGAAGAATATGATAACCGGATAAGTGATTTTTGCGGAACTTGTACGGCTTGCATAAAAGCATGTCCTACAAATGCAATTGTTGAAGATTATATTATTGATTCAAAAAAATGTATTTCATATTTAACAATAGAAAATAAAAGCGAGATTTCTAATGAGTTTATTGGAAAATTTGATAATTGGATTTTCGGCTGCGATATTTGCCAAGAAGTATGTCCTTGGAATATTAAATTTGCAGAATCTACAAATCAAACAGAATTTTTAGAAATTAAAAATAAAAATTTATCATTTGAAGAGATTGAAAAGATGGAAGATTCTGATTTTAAAAATAAGTTTTGTGAAAGTCCCATTTTACGAAGTAAGCTAAAAGGTCTAAGACGAAATTCTGAATTTTTGCAAAAATTAAAGTGAAACTAAAAAAGGAAAATTGTATCTAACTTTGAAAAATTAAAAGAAATTTGGAGAATTATAATGTCAGGAAATCATCATAAAATTGTAATAATTGGTTCTGGTCCAGCCGGATTAACCGCTGCAATTTATGCTGCAAGAGCAAATATGAATCCCGTAATCTATGAAGGAATGCAGCCGGGCGGACAATTAACAATTACCACAGAAGTTGAAAATTATCCCGGTTTTGAAAATGGAATTCAAGGGCCTGAGTTGATGGATGTAATGAGAAAGCAAGCATGCAAATTTGGCGCAAAATGTGAATTCAAAGAAATTACAGAAGTTGATTTTTCGCAAAGACCGTTTAAGTTAAAAGCTGAAGATAAAGAAATTACTGCGGATGCAGTAATTATATCTACCGGAGCGAGCGCAAAATTATTGGGAACCGAAAGTGAGAAAAACTATATGGGTTATGGCGTTTCTGCATGTGCAACTTGCGATGGATTTTTCTACAGAGGTTTAAAGGTAATTGTTGTGGGCGGCGGCGATACTGCGATGGAAGAAGCAAATTATTTAACAAATTTTGCTTCAGAAGTTTTAATTGTGCATAGAAGAGATGAATTTAGAGCATCTCAAATTATGATTGATAGAGCAAAGAAAAATCCCAAAATAAAATTTGCTTTGAATCAAACAATTAAAGAAGTTCTTGGCGATGTAAACATGATGGGACATAAAAAAGTAACCGGCGCAATTTTGGAAAATACAAAAGACGGAAGCTCTGAAGAAGTAAAAGTTGACGGAATTTTTATCGCAATTGGACATCAACCCAATACAAAAATATTTAACGGAAAATTGGAAATGGATGAAACCGGATATTTAAAAGTTAAAGCTGGTTCTACTTATACAAATATTGAAGGAGTTTTTGCTGCTGGAGATGTTGCCGATAAAACTTACCGTCAAGCAATTACCGCAGCGGGAACGGGTTGTATGGCAGCTTTAGATGCACAACGCTGGCTTGAAGAAAAAGAATTAGTTTAAATATTCAATTTTAAAAAGATGCGGTCTTCTGAAAAGATCGCATCTTTGTTTTTGCTATTAAAAATTTTGTCAAAAATCTATAATATTTCAATATTAAAAATCTACAAACCGGCACGAAATTTTAGCTCAATTTTTCACTTTTTTCATCTTCTTTTTCAAATTTTCTTGAAATAAAAAATGCAGCCACAAAACCAACTCCGGTTAAAGTAATTATAGAAAGTGGAATTAAACCATGATTTAAATGTGCATCTTCTGCCATTACACCCAATCCAATTCCTAATCCGGCTCCAACAATTATAATACCTAACTTCAACCAAACATATGGATTCTTTTTTGATTTAAATAATTCTGCAATTTGTTCAGGTGTCAAACCTTTTTCAATCATCATTTGTCTTTCTTTTGATCGAAAATAATAGTATGTAACAATTACTAAGCCAATTATAAGTACAACTAAAATTCCACTTAATGGACCCATAATTTCTTCAGCTAACATTGCTTGTTCTGACATTTATTTATCTCCTAATTTTACTTTATGAATTTTTCCTTCAATTATTTTGACTAAAATGTAATACCGAAAGGTTACAAATTATTGATAATTATTTTTATGTAACCTTTATAAAAAATTTCAGTCTAAATTAGTGAGATGAAAAAGCTAACTGATAAAGAAATAATAGATTCTGTTTTAAAAGGAAATGCAAATGATTATTCACTACTAATTGATCGTTATAAACACAAAGCTTTTTCATTATTAGTTAATATGCTCAAAAACAAAATGGATGCTGAAGAAGCTTTGCAAGATGCATTCATCAAAACTTATAATTCATTAAATACTTTTCGAAGTGAATCTCAATTCTCAACTTGGTTTTATAAAATTGTATTTAATACCGGATTAACAATTTTATCTGCACAAAAAAGAAAAATTGAAATGCAGATGAACTCAATTGATGATTTTGATTTTTTAAAGGATGAAGACACGGAAATTTACTCCATTTCTGAAACAAAGAAACAATATCTGCTTAAAATGGTTGATAAATTGCCAATCCGAAATTCATTGGTTCTTATTCTATATTATATGGATAATCTTTCCATAAATGAAATTAGTGAAGTAATGGGTTTAACTTTGGTAAATATTAAAGTAC
The nucleotide sequence above comes from Ignavibacteriota bacterium. Encoded proteins:
- a CDS encoding ACT domain-containing protein, with the translated sequence MPLNENEIRNLTLQIISELGSKASPDLVKKLVQEKIESQELSSHFSQADKSTGKVILTSFGMNHPGIIAAVTKVLSDANCDVSDLSQKLMSDFYTMIIILDISNSPKNLSELQAELNKVADELKIKIYLQHEDLFKYMHRV
- a CDS encoding PFL family protein, producing the protein MQYQFEEILETIKMTEIEHFDIRTVTLGISLRDCADRNLEITKRKIYDKILKYGKNHVSYANEIEKQYGVKVVNKRVSITPASIPFDMFNANEFVEIAQVLDKAAAEIGIDYLAGFSALVQKGMTNGERELIKSIPIALSETQRVCASVNVASTKAGINMDAVLMMANVIKQTAENTKDRDSIGCAKLVVFCNVPEDNPFVAGAFHGVSEPEVVLNVGISGPGVVLDAIKSAGNIDLQKLAEVIKKTVFKITRAGELIGREVANKHGIPFGIVDISLAPTPAPGDSIGDILKAMGVEDVGAPGTTAALAMLNDSVKKAGLMASSSVGGLSGAFIPVSEDQAMIDAVERGNLSIEKLEAMTAVCSVGLDMVAIPGDTPATTIAGIIADECAIGIINDKTTSARLIPAYGKKVGDFIDYGGLLGKAPIMNVRNLSSQNFVGRGGRIPAPVRSLTN
- a CDS encoding LemA family protein → MSKGIGILIVVAVIVIGAIMWGMGIYNNLVGLDEGVSQSWSQVENQYQRRADLIPNLVNTVKGVANFEKETYTAVTEARAKVNQINMTPEMLSDPNAFAQFQSAQDGLSSALSRLLVTVENYPQLKANENFSQLQAQLEGTENRISVERKKFNEVVQNYNTTVRRFPASLIAGFTGFTQKQYFKAVAGSEQAPKVEF
- a CDS encoding TPM domain-containing protein, with protein sequence MSTKKLKYFLFFIFAIKILAQPEIPTFSNYAVDYTKTLSNDQINYLDNGLKTFDDSTSNQIVFFMNKSLDGYPIEMFTNEVAEKNGIGTKENNNGILFYVAKDDRKMRIEVGYGLEGALPDALASSIIRNEVAPYYKNELYYEGTVAGLNAIMSATKGEYQGNPTNQESQKFPFGLIIIIIFLIIFFLSRKGGKGGPGGFIYYGGGLGGSSRSGGFGGFSSGGGSFGGFSGGGGSFGGGGASGSW
- a CDS encoding DUF309 domain-containing protein; the encoded protein is MIDISEGVLLFNDCDFFSAHDFFEEIWFNSNQNEREFFQGLVQISVGAYHLICGNLKGAQSQLTKGKNKLKKFSSSFYKINNLKLIEEISILLTNLDQENIINKIPKIELTT
- a CDS encoding 4Fe-4S dicluster domain-containing protein — translated: MAIMITDECINCGACEPECPNTAIYEGGNEWTLAGNTYGEGDTAPSGAEGFFSSDYFYIVPDKCTECKGFHDEPQCAAVCPVDCCVPDPNRVESEEELLARKAHLDEVEGR
- a CDS encoding MBL fold metallo-hydrolase: MEIGKYKLSILETGTFALDGGAMFGIIPKPLWEKSIIPDEKNRIKLGLRCLLLESESKIILVDTGMGNLWDEKSISIYNLNNNENDLLKSLNSKNILADQITDVILTHLHFDHTGGSTKIENDKLIPTFPNAKYHVQKKHFDWAQNPTERDKGSFIPKFYLPLYENGVLNFTNGDDFFDDEIQFLTINGHTIAQQMVKISDSTNTFLFCGDLLPTMYHIPIPYIMGYDIQPLETVKEKKKFLQLAVEENWKLIFEHDSQNVCATIMKTEKGFIFKESFKDLI
- a CDS encoding nitrite reductase (NAD(P)H) small subunit; this encodes MNELSDEFTFACFVSELKEKVGKRLYINNVDVAIFKVNEKIYAVSNICPHQHTAQIYEGFVENECVYCPLHGWMFNLETGNLFGGSKGLDVYETKIIDDKIFVKAVDKKWNW
- the queG gene encoding tRNA epoxyqueuosine(34) reductase QueG; translated protein: MFKQKIIAKAKQLGFDLIGFSKYHTLEQEIKNLEKWLSKNYQAGMNYMEKNLDKKKDVKLILENCKSVISLGMNYFVKDNFSEINNSGKVSRYAWGKDYHLIILEKLDELIEFAKIENPNFEAKSYVDTGPVMDKAWAVKSGIGWQGKNSNIINTEIGSWFFIATILTNYNFEEYDNRISDFCGTCTACIKACPTNAIVEDYIIDSKKCISYLTIENKSEISNEFIGKFDNWIFGCDICQEVCPWNIKFAESTNQTEFLEIKNKNLSFEEIEKMEDSDFKNKFCESPILRSKLKGLRRNSEFLQKLK
- the trxB gene encoding thioredoxin-disulfide reductase — protein: MSGNHHKIVIIGSGPAGLTAAIYAARANMNPVIYEGMQPGGQLTITTEVENYPGFENGIQGPELMDVMRKQACKFGAKCEFKEITEVDFSQRPFKLKAEDKEITADAVIISTGASAKLLGTESEKNYMGYGVSACATCDGFFYRGLKVIVVGGGDTAMEEANYLTNFASEVLIVHRRDEFRASQIMIDRAKKNPKIKFALNQTIKEVLGDVNMMGHKKVTGAILENTKDGSSEEVKVDGIFIAIGHQPNTKIFNGKLEMDETGYLKVKAGSTYTNIEGVFAAGDVADKTYRQAITAAGTGCMAALDAQRWLEEKELV
- a CDS encoding sigma-70 family RNA polymerase sigma factor, yielding MKKLTDKEIIDSVLKGNANDYSLLIDRYKHKAFSLLVNMLKNKMDAEEALQDAFIKTYNSLNTFRSESQFSTWFYKIVFNTGLTILSAQKRKIEMQMNSIDDFDFLKDEDTEIYSISETKKQYLLKMVDKLPIRNSLVLILYYMDNLSINEISEVMGLTLVNIKVLLHRSRNLLKDLLIKHNYQEELL